A DNA window from Macadamia integrifolia cultivar HAES 741 chromosome 4, SCU_Mint_v3, whole genome shotgun sequence contains the following coding sequences:
- the LOC122075898 gene encoding ferredoxin-thioredoxin reductase catalytic chain, chloroplastic, with translation MTLQASCYSVGIPSFMSSPSRSRRIIRAQVDPSDKSIEIMRKFSEQYARRTGTYFCVDKGVTSVVVKGLADHKDSLGAPLCPCRHYDDKPAEAGQGFWNCPCVPMRERKECHCMLFLTPDNDFAGQEQTISLEEIKETTANM, from the exons atgacTCTTCAGGCGTCCTGTTACAGTGTTGGAATCCCGAGCTTTATGAGTTCCCCAAGTCGTTCCCGCCGTATAATCCGTGCGCAAG TGGATCCCTCAGACAAGTCTATTGAAATAATGAGGAAGTTCTCAGAGCAGTATGCTCGTAGAACCGGAACGTATTTCTGTGTTGATAAGGGAGTCACCTCAGTTGTTGTTAAG GGCTTGGCAGACCATAAGGATTCACTGGGAGCACCCCTTTGTCCTTGCAG GCATTATGATGACAAACCTGCGGAGGCAGGACAGGGCTTTTGGAACTGTCCATGTGTTCCCATGAGGGAGAG GAAGGAGTGCCACTGCATGTTATTCCTAACACCTGACAATGATTTTGCTGGCCAGGAGCAG ACCATCTCCTTGGAAGAAATCAAGGAAACAACAGCAAATATGTAA